The following are from one region of the Candidatus Shapirobacteria bacterium genome:
- a CDS encoding topoisomerase DNA-binding C4 zinc finger domain-containing protein translates to MSNQENNLCPKCGAPLSPVTETPTGRRLQRCSTGTWNPQTHKTDGCDYVKWLEVEPKTLDEVCPKCGAPLVLQLTRFGKKMKKCSKGGWDKEAKKATGCDYVEWINGTSEPLDEICPKCGEKLVLYTTANGKKMKKCSTSGWDKEAKKATGCDYVEWLKVTKPTSEDTGEEYLPPEPEDIAF, encoded by the coding sequence ATGTCAAACCAAGAAAACAATCTCTGTCCCAAATGTGGTGCCCCGCTTAGTCCGGTTACCGAAACTCCCACCGGTCGTCGTTTACAGCGTTGCTCAACTGGGACTTGGAATCCGCAAACCCATAAAACTGATGGTTGTGATTATGTAAAATGGCTCGAAGTTGAGCCAAAAACCCTGGACGAAGTTTGTCCAAAATGCGGTGCTCCTCTTGTTCTACAGTTGACCAGATTCGGCAAAAAAATGAAAAAATGCTCCAAGGGTGGCTGGGATAAGGAAGCCAAAAAAGCCACCGGCTGCGATTATGTCGAGTGGATTAATGGCACCAGTGAGCCATTAGATGAAATATGCCCAAAATGTGGTGAAAAGTTAGTTCTCTACACCACCGCAAACGGCAAAAAGATGAAAAAATGTTCGACGTCCGGCTGGGATAAGGAAGCCAAAAAAGCCACCGGTTGTGATTATGTTGAATGGTTGAAAGTTACCAAACCTACGTCAGAAGACACCGGCGAAGAATATCTCCCCCCCGAACCGGAAGATATTGCTTTCTAA